The following are encoded together in the Lathyrus oleraceus cultivar Zhongwan6 chromosome 3, CAAS_Psat_ZW6_1.0, whole genome shotgun sequence genome:
- the LOC127126900 gene encoding F-box protein At4g22280 isoform X1 yields the protein MDSGGFVTARDRQDESECSKRQKCSQGEEDRISNLPDFIIGHILTFLCFKDAIRTSVLSQRWIYMWTYITKLGLDDGVYQINKTTFINFVCRMLLHLNASNINEFHLILEEKYDPYIIGQLISLVSNKKIKVISLRSINECSISCYPIFKCQSLEKLELAMGHSIIQFPSFVCLSSLTALYLVAIRNPMKITCYSSNQSKELTLKFPVLRDYISCDCIWLDVKRVTIDAPLLEKVIIDRQWDYSSNVSHAEIEIRASYVTNYYYRSYVSSETTLLDAAHVAEASISLSDDSKVNMSGQELKIFVRKLFNINNLKGLILQNLAPMEHYLADISAFGMLSNLCISYFVTIENLLCLLLKSPCLETLVLKYPIYSAKRPPNFAIVPECFLSTLKVVRFAKFTGGQQEFSFAKFVMEKSQVLESISFSCYKLRGAKMKKVKKKIFSVKRSCNIEFSDYLDT from the exons ATGGATTCCGGTGGTTTTGTTACTGCACGTGACAGACAAGATGAGAGTGAGTGTTCAAAGAGGCAAAAATGCAGCCAAGGTGAAGAAGATAGGATAAGCAACCTACCTGACTTTATCATTGGCCATATTCTTACTTTTCTTTGTTTTAAAGATGCAATTCGTACTAGTGTTTTATCACAGAGGTGGATATACATGTGGACATATATCACAAAACTAGGTTTAGATGATGGAGTCTATCAGATAAACAAAACTACTTTTATCAACTTTGTATGCAGGATGCTGCTTCACCTCAATGCTTCAAACATCAATGAATTTCATCTTATTCTTGAAGAGAAATATGACCCCTACATTATCGGCCAGTTGATATCTCttgtttcaaataaaaaaattaaagtgatttcTCTCCGTTCCATCAATGAATGCAGCATTTCATGCTATCCCATTTTCAAGTGCCAGTCCCTGGAGAAATTGGAGTTGGCTATGGGTCATTCTATTATCCAATTTCCGTCTTTTGTTTGTCTTTCATCCCTCACTGCCCTGTATTTGGTTGCAATCCGAAATCCAATGAAAATTACTTGTTACTCCTCCAATCAATCCAAAGAGTTAACACTTAAATTCCCAGTTCTTAGAGACTATATATCATGTGATTGCATTTGGTTAGATGTAAAGCGTGTTACTATCGATGCGCCTCTTCTTGAAAAAGTTATAATAGACCGTCAATGGGATTATTCGTCCAATGTGTCACATGCTGAAATTGAGATTCGTGCTTCCTATGTTACAAATTATTATTATAGGAGCTATGTATCATCTGAGACCACTTTGCTAGATGCTGCACACGTTGCTGAGGCTTCCATTTCTCTAAGTGATGATTCAAAGGTGAACATGAGTGGGCAAGAATTGAAGATTTTTGTTCGTAAACTATTCAATATTAATAATTTGAAAGGTTTAATACTTCAG AATCTTGCACCAATGGAACATTATTTGGCTGATATTTCTGCTTTTGGAATGCTGAGTAATCTGTGTATCAGTTACTTTGTTACCATTGAAAACTTGCTATGCTTACTGTTAAAATCACCGTGTTTGGAGACTCTAGTTTTAAAG TATCCAATATATTCTGCCAAAAGACCGCCGAATTTTGCGATTGTACCTGAATGTTTTCTATCTACTCTTAAAGTGGTAAGATTTGCAAAGTTTACGGGTGGTCAGCAGGAGTTTAGTTTTGCTAAATTTGTTATGGAAAAAAGCCAAGTTTTGGAGAGTATTAGTTTCTCATGTTATAAGCTGCGTGGGGCAAAAATGAAAAAAGTTAAGAAGAAAATATTCTCAGTTAAGAGAAGTTGTAACATAGAATTTTCAGATTATTTAGACACATGA
- the LOC127126900 gene encoding F-box protein At4g22280 isoform X4, whose amino-acid sequence MDSGGFVTARDRQDESECSKRQKCSQGEEDRISNLPDFIIGHILTFLRFKDAIRTSVLSQRWIYMWTYITKLGLHDGVYQINKTTFINFVCRMLLHLNASNINEFHLILEEKYDPYIIGQLISLVSNKKIKVISLRSINECSISCYPIFKCQSLEKLELAMGHSIIQFPSFVCLSSLTALYLVAIRNPMKITCYSSNQSKELTLKFPVLRDYISCDCIWLDVKRVTIDAPLLEKVIIDRQWDYSSNVSHAEIEIRASYVTNYLYRSYVSSETTLLDAAHVAEASIYLSDDSKNLAPMEHYLADISAFGMLSNLCISYFVTIENLLCLLLKSPCLETLVLKYPIYSAKKPLKFAIVPECFLSTLKVVRFAKFAGGQQEFSFAKFVMEKSQVLESISFSCYKLRGAKMKKVKKKIFSVKRSCNIEFSDHLDT is encoded by the exons ATGGATTCTGGTGGTTTTGTTACTGCACGTGACAGACAAGATGAGAGTGAGTGTTCAAAGAGGCAAAAATGCAGCCAAGGTGAAGAAGATAGGATAAGCAACCTACCTGACTTTATCATTGGCCATATTCTTACTTTTCTTAGGTTTAAAGATGCAATTCGTACTAGTGTTTTATCACAGAGGTGGATATACATGTGGACATATATCACAAAACTAGGTTTACATGATGGAGTCTATCAGATAAACAAAACTACTTTTATCAACTTTGTATGCAGGATGCTGCTTCACCTCAATGCTTCAAACATCAATGAATTTCATCTTATTCTTGAAGAGAAATATGACCCCTACATTATCGGCCAGTTGATATCTCttgtttcaaataaaaaaattaaagtgatttcTCTCCGTTCCATCAATGAATGCAGCATTTCATGCTATCCCATTTTCAAGTGCCAGTCCCTGGAGAAATTGGAGTTGGCTATGGGTCATTCTATTATCCAATTTCCGTCTTTTGTTTGTCTTTCATCCCTCACTGCCCTGTATTTGGTTGCAATCCGAAATCCAATGAAAATTACTTGTTACTCCTCCAATCAATCCAAAGAGTTAACACTTAAATTCCCAGTTCTTAGAGACTATATATCATGTGATTGCATTTGGTTAGATGTAAAGCGTGTTACTATCGATGCGCCTCTTCTTGAAAAAGTTATAATAGACCGTCAATGGGATTATTCGTCCAATGTGTCACATGCTGAAATTGAGATTCGTGCTTCCTATGTTACAAATTATTTATATAGGAGCTATGTATCATCTGAGACCACTTTGCTAGATGCTGCACACGTTGCTGAGGCTTCCATTTATCTAAGTGATGATTCAAAG AATCTTGCACCAATGGAACATTATTTGGCTGATATTTCTGCTTTTGGAATGCTGAGTAATCTGTGTATCAGTTACTTTGTTACCATTGAAAACTTGCTATGCTTACTGTTAAAATCACCGTGTTTGGAGACTCTAGTTTTAAAG TATCCAATATATTCTGCCAAAAAACCGCTGAAGTTTGCGATTGTACCTGAATGTTTTCTATCTACTCTTAAAGTGGTAAGATTTGCAAAGTTTGCGGGTGGTCAGCAGGAGTTTAGTTTTGCTAAATTTGTTATGGAAAAAAGCCAAGTTTTGGAGAGTATTAGTTTCTCATGTTATAAGCTGCGTGGGGCAAAAATGAAAAAAGTTAAGAAGAAAATATTCTCAGTTAAGAGAAGTTGTAACATAGAATTTTCAGATCATTTAGACACATGA
- the LOC127126900 gene encoding F-box protein At4g22280 isoform X2 has protein sequence MDSGGFVTARDRQDESECSKRQKCSQGEEDRISNLPDFIIGHILTFLRFKDAIRTSVLSQRWIYMWTYITKLGLHDGVYQINKTTFINFVCRMLLHLNASNINEFHLILEEKYDPYIIGQLISLVSNKKIKVISLRSINECSISCYPIFKCQSLEKLELAMGHSIIQFPSFVCLSSLTALYLVAIRNPMKITCYSSNQSKELTLKFPVLRDYISCDCIWLDVKRVTIDAPLLEKVIIDRQWDYSSNVSHAEIEIRASYVTNYLYRSYVSSETTLLDAAHVAEASIYLSDDSKVNMSGQELKIFVRKLFNINNLKGLILQNLAPMEHYLADISAFGMLSNLCISYFVTIENLLCLLLKSPCLETLVLKYPIYSAKKPLKFAIVPECFLSTLKVVRFAKFAGGQQEFSFAKFVMEKSQVLESISFSCYKLRGAKMKKVKKKIFSVKRSCNIEFSDHLDT, from the exons ATGGATTCTGGTGGTTTTGTTACTGCACGTGACAGACAAGATGAGAGTGAGTGTTCAAAGAGGCAAAAATGCAGCCAAGGTGAAGAAGATAGGATAAGCAACCTACCTGACTTTATCATTGGCCATATTCTTACTTTTCTTAGGTTTAAAGATGCAATTCGTACTAGTGTTTTATCACAGAGGTGGATATACATGTGGACATATATCACAAAACTAGGTTTACATGATGGAGTCTATCAGATAAACAAAACTACTTTTATCAACTTTGTATGCAGGATGCTGCTTCACCTCAATGCTTCAAACATCAATGAATTTCATCTTATTCTTGAAGAGAAATATGACCCCTACATTATCGGCCAGTTGATATCTCttgtttcaaataaaaaaattaaagtgatttcTCTCCGTTCCATCAATGAATGCAGCATTTCATGCTATCCCATTTTCAAGTGCCAGTCCCTGGAGAAATTGGAGTTGGCTATGGGTCATTCTATTATCCAATTTCCGTCTTTTGTTTGTCTTTCATCCCTCACTGCCCTGTATTTGGTTGCAATCCGAAATCCAATGAAAATTACTTGTTACTCCTCCAATCAATCCAAAGAGTTAACACTTAAATTCCCAGTTCTTAGAGACTATATATCATGTGATTGCATTTGGTTAGATGTAAAGCGTGTTACTATCGATGCGCCTCTTCTTGAAAAAGTTATAATAGACCGTCAATGGGATTATTCGTCCAATGTGTCACATGCTGAAATTGAGATTCGTGCTTCCTATGTTACAAATTATTTATATAGGAGCTATGTATCATCTGAGACCACTTTGCTAGATGCTGCACACGTTGCTGAGGCTTCCATTTATCTAAGTGATGATTCAAAGGTGAACATGAGTGGGCAAGAATTGAAGATTTTTGTTCGTAAACTATTCAATATTAATAATTTGAAAGGTTTAATACTTCAG AATCTTGCACCAATGGAACATTATTTGGCTGATATTTCTGCTTTTGGAATGCTGAGTAATCTGTGTATCAGTTACTTTGTTACCATTGAAAACTTGCTATGCTTACTGTTAAAATCACCGTGTTTGGAGACTCTAGTTTTAAAG TATCCAATATATTCTGCCAAAAAACCGCTGAAGTTTGCGATTGTACCTGAATGTTTTCTATCTACTCTTAAAGTGGTAAGATTTGCAAAGTTTGCGGGTGGTCAGCAGGAGTTTAGTTTTGCTAAATTTGTTATGGAAAAAAGCCAAGTTTTGGAGAGTATTAGTTTCTCATGTTATAAGCTGCGTGGGGCAAAAATGAAAAAAGTTAAGAAGAAAATATTCTCAGTTAAGAGAAGTTGTAACATAGAATTTTCAGATCATTTAGACACATGA
- the LOC127126901 gene encoding cyclin-U4-1 produces MAELENPNEMPKLIAFLSSLLKNVAESNDTNQQQLLLQQQKISVFQGLTRPNISIQSYLERIFKYANCSPSCFIVAYVYLDRFTQKQPYLPVNSFNVHRLLITSVMVAAKFMDDIYYNNAYYAKVGGITTIEMNFLELDFLFGLGFHLNVTPNTFQAYCVHLQSEMMLMQPLNFTDYSLSLGKPLNTHLCFNEDESSHQKQQQLAV; encoded by the exons ATGGCAGAACTTGAGAATCCTAATGAAATGCCAAAGCTTATAGCTTTTCTATCTTCTCTACTAAAAAACGTTGCTGAATCAAATGATACCAACCAACAACAACTACTACTACAACAACAAAAGATCTCAGTTTTTCAAGGCTTAACTCGACCCAACATCTCAATTCAAAGCTACCTTGAAAGAATTTTCAAGTATGCAAATTGTAGTCCATCATGTTTCATTGTCGCATATGTTTATCTTGATCGTTTCACTCAAAAACAACCTTATTTGCCTGTTAATTCCTTCAATGTTCATCGGTTGCTCATTACAAGTGTTATGGTGGCTGCTAAATTCATGGATGACAT atACTACAACAATGCTTACTATGCAAAAGTTGGAGGAATCACCACCATAGAGATGAATTTTCTTGAATTGGACTTCTTATTTGGTTTGGGATTTCATTTAAATGTAACTCCAAACACTTTCCAAGCCTATTGTGTTCACCTACAAAGTGAAATGATGCTGATGCAACCTCTAAATTTTACAGATTATTCCTTAAGTTTAGGAAAACCACTAAATACCCATTTATGTTTTAATGAAGATGAATCTTCACATCAAAAGCAACAACAGTTAGCTGTGTGA
- the LOC127126900 gene encoding uncharacterized protein LOC127126900 isoform X6, translated as MQPRMLLHLNASNINEFHLILEEKYDPYIIGQLISLVSNKKIKVISLRSINECSISCYPIFKCQSLEKLELAMGHSIIQFPSFVCLSSLTALYLVAIRNPMKITCYSSNQSKELTLKFPVLRDYISCDCIWLDVKRVTIDAPLLEKVIIDRQWDYSSNVSHAEIEIRASYVTNYLYRSYVSSETTLLDAAHVAEASIYLSDDSKVNMSGQELKIFVRKLFNINNLKGLILQNLAPMEHYLADISAFGMLSNLCISYFVTIENLLCLLLKSPCLETLVLKYPIYSAKKPLKFAIVPECFLSTLKVVRFAKFAGGQQEFSFAKFVMEKSQVLESISFSCYKLRGAKMKKVKKKIFSVKRSCNIEFSDHLDT; from the exons ATGCAGCCAAG GATGCTGCTTCACCTCAATGCTTCAAACATCAATGAATTTCATCTTATTCTTGAAGAGAAATATGACCCCTACATTATCGGCCAGTTGATATCTCttgtttcaaataaaaaaattaaagtgatttcTCTCCGTTCCATCAATGAATGCAGCATTTCATGCTATCCCATTTTCAAGTGCCAGTCCCTGGAGAAATTGGAGTTGGCTATGGGTCATTCTATTATCCAATTTCCGTCTTTTGTTTGTCTTTCATCCCTCACTGCCCTGTATTTGGTTGCAATCCGAAATCCAATGAAAATTACTTGTTACTCCTCCAATCAATCCAAAGAGTTAACACTTAAATTCCCAGTTCTTAGAGACTATATATCATGTGATTGCATTTGGTTAGATGTAAAGCGTGTTACTATCGATGCGCCTCTTCTTGAAAAAGTTATAATAGACCGTCAATGGGATTATTCGTCCAATGTGTCACATGCTGAAATTGAGATTCGTGCTTCCTATGTTACAAATTATTTATATAGGAGCTATGTATCATCTGAGACCACTTTGCTAGATGCTGCACACGTTGCTGAGGCTTCCATTTATCTAAGTGATGATTCAAAGGTGAACATGAGTGGGCAAGAATTGAAGATTTTTGTTCGTAAACTATTCAATATTAATAATTTGAAAGGTTTAATACTTCAG AATCTTGCACCAATGGAACATTATTTGGCTGATATTTCTGCTTTTGGAATGCTGAGTAATCTGTGTATCAGTTACTTTGTTACCATTGAAAACTTGCTATGCTTACTGTTAAAATCACCGTGTTTGGAGACTCTAGTTTTAAAG TATCCAATATATTCTGCCAAAAAACCGCTGAAGTTTGCGATTGTACCTGAATGTTTTCTATCTACTCTTAAAGTGGTAAGATTTGCAAAGTTTGCGGGTGGTCAGCAGGAGTTTAGTTTTGCTAAATTTGTTATGGAAAAAAGCCAAGTTTTGGAGAGTATTAGTTTCTCATGTTATAAGCTGCGTGGGGCAAAAATGAAAAAAGTTAAGAAGAAAATATTCTCAGTTAAGAGAAGTTGTAACATAGAATTTTCAGATCATTTAGACACATGA
- the LOC127126900 gene encoding F-box/FBD/LRR-repeat protein At3g14710 isoform X5 has product MQPRMLLHLNASNINEFHLILEEKYDPYIIGQLISLVSNKKIKVISLRSINECSISCYPIFKCQSLEKLELAMGHSIIQFPSFVCLSSLTALYLVAIRNPMKITCYSSNQSKELTLKFPVLRDYISCDCIWLDVKRVTIDAPLLEKVIIDRQWDYSSNVSHAEIEIRASYVTNYYYRSYVSSETTLLDAAHVAEASISLSDDSKVNMSGQELKIFVRKLFNINNLKGLILQNLAPMEHYLADISAFGMLSNLCISYFVTIENLLCLLLKSPCLETLVLKYPIYSAKRPPNFAIVPECFLSTLKVVRFAKFTGGQQEFSFAKFVMEKSQVLESISFSCYKLRGAKMKKVKKKIFSVKRSCNIEFSDYLDT; this is encoded by the exons ATGCAGCCAAG GATGCTGCTTCACCTCAATGCTTCAAACATCAATGAATTTCATCTTATTCTTGAAGAGAAATATGACCCCTACATTATCGGCCAGTTGATATCTCttgtttcaaataaaaaaattaaagtgatttcTCTCCGTTCCATCAATGAATGCAGCATTTCATGCTATCCCATTTTCAAGTGCCAGTCCCTGGAGAAATTGGAGTTGGCTATGGGTCATTCTATTATCCAATTTCCGTCTTTTGTTTGTCTTTCATCCCTCACTGCCCTGTATTTGGTTGCAATCCGAAATCCAATGAAAATTACTTGTTACTCCTCCAATCAATCCAAAGAGTTAACACTTAAATTCCCAGTTCTTAGAGACTATATATCATGTGATTGCATTTGGTTAGATGTAAAGCGTGTTACTATCGATGCGCCTCTTCTTGAAAAAGTTATAATAGACCGTCAATGGGATTATTCGTCCAATGTGTCACATGCTGAAATTGAGATTCGTGCTTCCTATGTTACAAATTATTATTATAGGAGCTATGTATCATCTGAGACCACTTTGCTAGATGCTGCACACGTTGCTGAGGCTTCCATTTCTCTAAGTGATGATTCAAAGGTGAACATGAGTGGGCAAGAATTGAAGATTTTTGTTCGTAAACTATTCAATATTAATAATTTGAAAGGTTTAATACTTCAG AATCTTGCACCAATGGAACATTATTTGGCTGATATTTCTGCTTTTGGAATGCTGAGTAATCTGTGTATCAGTTACTTTGTTACCATTGAAAACTTGCTATGCTTACTGTTAAAATCACCGTGTTTGGAGACTCTAGTTTTAAAG TATCCAATATATTCTGCCAAAAGACCGCCGAATTTTGCGATTGTACCTGAATGTTTTCTATCTACTCTTAAAGTGGTAAGATTTGCAAAGTTTACGGGTGGTCAGCAGGAGTTTAGTTTTGCTAAATTTGTTATGGAAAAAAGCCAAGTTTTGGAGAGTATTAGTTTCTCATGTTATAAGCTGCGTGGGGCAAAAATGAAAAAAGTTAAGAAGAAAATATTCTCAGTTAAGAGAAGTTGTAACATAGAATTTTCAGATTATTTAGACACATGA
- the LOC127126900 gene encoding F-box protein At4g22280 isoform X3, translated as MDSGGFVTARDRQDESECSKRQKCSQGEEDRISNLPDFIIGHILTFLCFKDAIRTSVLSQRWIYMWTYITKLGLDDGVYQINKTTFINFVCRMLLHLNASNINEFHLILEEKYDPYIIGQLISLVSNKKIKVISLRSINECSISCYPIFKCQSLEKLELAMGHSIIQFPSFVCLSSLTALYLVAIRNPMKITCYSSNQSKELTLKFPVLRDYISCDCIWLDVKRVTIDAPLLEKVIIDRQWDYSSNVSHAEIEIRASYVTNYYYRSYVSSETTLLDAAHVAEASISLSDDSKNLAPMEHYLADISAFGMLSNLCISYFVTIENLLCLLLKSPCLETLVLKYPIYSAKRPPNFAIVPECFLSTLKVVRFAKFTGGQQEFSFAKFVMEKSQVLESISFSCYKLRGAKMKKVKKKIFSVKRSCNIEFSDYLDT; from the exons ATGGATTCCGGTGGTTTTGTTACTGCACGTGACAGACAAGATGAGAGTGAGTGTTCAAAGAGGCAAAAATGCAGCCAAGGTGAAGAAGATAGGATAAGCAACCTACCTGACTTTATCATTGGCCATATTCTTACTTTTCTTTGTTTTAAAGATGCAATTCGTACTAGTGTTTTATCACAGAGGTGGATATACATGTGGACATATATCACAAAACTAGGTTTAGATGATGGAGTCTATCAGATAAACAAAACTACTTTTATCAACTTTGTATGCAGGATGCTGCTTCACCTCAATGCTTCAAACATCAATGAATTTCATCTTATTCTTGAAGAGAAATATGACCCCTACATTATCGGCCAGTTGATATCTCttgtttcaaataaaaaaattaaagtgatttcTCTCCGTTCCATCAATGAATGCAGCATTTCATGCTATCCCATTTTCAAGTGCCAGTCCCTGGAGAAATTGGAGTTGGCTATGGGTCATTCTATTATCCAATTTCCGTCTTTTGTTTGTCTTTCATCCCTCACTGCCCTGTATTTGGTTGCAATCCGAAATCCAATGAAAATTACTTGTTACTCCTCCAATCAATCCAAAGAGTTAACACTTAAATTCCCAGTTCTTAGAGACTATATATCATGTGATTGCATTTGGTTAGATGTAAAGCGTGTTACTATCGATGCGCCTCTTCTTGAAAAAGTTATAATAGACCGTCAATGGGATTATTCGTCCAATGTGTCACATGCTGAAATTGAGATTCGTGCTTCCTATGTTACAAATTATTATTATAGGAGCTATGTATCATCTGAGACCACTTTGCTAGATGCTGCACACGTTGCTGAGGCTTCCATTTCTCTAAGTGATGATTCAAAG AATCTTGCACCAATGGAACATTATTTGGCTGATATTTCTGCTTTTGGAATGCTGAGTAATCTGTGTATCAGTTACTTTGTTACCATTGAAAACTTGCTATGCTTACTGTTAAAATCACCGTGTTTGGAGACTCTAGTTTTAAAG TATCCAATATATTCTGCCAAAAGACCGCCGAATTTTGCGATTGTACCTGAATGTTTTCTATCTACTCTTAAAGTGGTAAGATTTGCAAAGTTTACGGGTGGTCAGCAGGAGTTTAGTTTTGCTAAATTTGTTATGGAAAAAAGCCAAGTTTTGGAGAGTATTAGTTTCTCATGTTATAAGCTGCGTGGGGCAAAAATGAAAAAAGTTAAGAAGAAAATATTCTCAGTTAAGAGAAGTTGTAACATAGAATTTTCAGATTATTTAGACACATGA